The genomic region CCGAAGCCGTCGGGCCGGAGGACACTTCCGGGGCACTGCTGGAACGGCTGTCCCACAGCGGCGCCGTCCTGCTCGCCCAGACGCTGTCCGCCGTCGGGTCCGGCGCGGCGTCGCCGCTTCCCCAGCAGGGGGAAGTGAGCCTGGCGCCCAAGCTGACCATCGACGACGGCCGCATCGACTGGTCGGAGCCGGCACTGTCCGTGGGCCGGCGGGCTCGCGGCGTGACACCCGAACCGGGAGCCTGGACCACCCTTGACGGCCAGCGGCTGAAGCTTGAGCCGGTGCGGCTCCGTCCCGACGTCACCGATGTTCAGCCGGGACAGCTGGCTGTGGCCGGCAAGAGCGTACTGGTGGGCACGGGTTCGCATGCCGTCGAACTCACCAAGGTGCAGCCTGCAGGCAAGAAAATGATGGCCGCGGCCGACTGGGCGCGCGGCCAGGCATCCCTCGAAAGCGTGGTATTCCAATGAGTGACTCCGGCAGAAGCGGGTCCGGGCAGGGCCGACCCAGCCGCGGCGGCCAGCGCGGTTCAGGCGCCGGCGGTTCGGGCACCGGCGGTTCGGGTAGCGGAAGTTCGGGCGAGCGCCGGGGCGGGGGCGGAACCAGCCGTCGCAATGCGCAGGGCAGGGAGCGCAACCGCGGCCCCCAGCGCAACTTCACCGAGAGCGCACCGTCGCAGCGCACCCGCAGGGCAGACCCCGCCAGGCTGGTGGCGTTTGAAGTTCTGCGCGCGGTCGCGGCCGAGGACGCCTATGCCAATCTCGTGCTTCCGGCGCGCATCCGGCAGCACGGCCTCGACCGGCGCGACGCCGGATTCGCTACCGAACTGAGCTACGGGGCGCTGCGGAACCAGGGCACGTACGACGCCATCCTCGCCCGCTGCGTGGACCGGCCCCTGGACAAGCTGGATCCGGCTGTCCTGGATGCCCTGCGCATCGGGGTCCACCAGCTGGTGGCAATGCGTGTACCTGCACACGCGGCCCTTGACCAGACGGTCGGCCTGGCCCGTGCGGTCATCGGCGCCGGTCCGTCGGCATTGATCAATGCCGTGCTCCGCAAGGTAGCGGCCCGCAGCCTGGACGAGTGGCTGGACGAGCTGGTTGCCGGCGAGCAGGACGAGAACAAAGTTGCTTCCGTCCGGTACGCCCATCCCGAGTGGATTGTCCGTGCCCTGCGGCAGTCCCTGGTGGCACACGGGCGCCCGGTCGGTGAAATCAATGACCTCCTGGAAGCCGACAACGCCGCGCCCGTGGTCAACCTGGTGGCCCTTCCCGGGCTGGGGAGCCTGGACGAGGCACTGGAGAACGGTGCCGTCCCCGGCGAACTGGTGGAAGGATCCGCCCTTTCCAGCGGCGGTGACCTTGGCCGGCTGGAGTCCGTCCGGTCCGGCACTACGCGCGTACAGGACGTCGGCTCCCAGCTGGTGGCCAGGGCTCTGGCGGCTGCCAGCCTCGACGCAGGGCTTGATGAAAACGCGGCGGACGCGGAAAGCGCAACAGGAGAAAGCACCGCCGGTGAAGCCTGGCTCGATCTCTGCGCCGGACCCGGCGGCAAGGCAGCCCTGCTGGGCGCGCTGGCGAACGAACGCGGAGCCACGCTCCTCGCCAACGAGCCCGCCCCGCACCGGGCCAAACTGGTCAGCCAGGCGCTGTCCGCTGTTCCTTCGGACGTCTGGACCGTCAGGACCGGCGACGGCCGGGAGGTTGGGTCGGAACGGCCTGCCGCTTTTGACCGCGTGCTCGTGGACGTGCCCTGCAGCGGACTTGGAGCCCTGCGCCGCCGGCCCGAATCCCGCTGGCGCCGCACGCCCAAGGACCTTGCCGACCTGGGGCCGCTGCAGCGCGAACTGCTGAACTCTGCCTTGGCCGCCGTGCGGCCCGGCGGCGTGGTGGCCTACGTGACCTGCTCGCCGCACCCGGCCGAAACCACAGCGGTGGTCAGCGACGCCCTGCGCAAACGCGACGACCTGGAGCTCCTGGACGCCGGCAGCGTGCTGGACGCCGTCAGCCTGGGCGGCGGCCTGGGCGCGGGTCATGAGAAGACCGCACAGCTGTGGCCACACGTCCACAGCACGGACGCAATGTTCCTCGCCCTTATTCGCCGCAAGTCCTGACTACTCAGGAAGCGCTGACTTCAGACTGATCCCACACCCCCGGACTTCCGTCCCGCGAAAGGACCCCGCATGACGCAGTGCTGCATCAACCCCAGCATCCTCTCCGCCGACTTCGTGAACCTCGAAGCCGAGCTGCAGAAAATCAGCAACGCTGATTCCGTGCACGTGGATGTGATGGACAACCACTTTGTCCCCAACCTCACCCTGGGGCTTCCCGTGGTCCAGCGGATCCAGGCGGTCAGCCCGGTTCCGCTGGACGCCCACCTCATGATTTCCGACGCCGACCGCTGGGCACCCGGCTACGCAGACGCCGGCGTCGCTTCCGTGACGTTCCACGCCGAGGCGTCCATCGCGCCGGTGAAGCTGGCCCGGGAGCTGCGGGCCAGGGGTTCGAAGGCCGGGATGGCGCTTCGTCCCGCTACCGCGGTGGAGCCGTACCTGGACATGCTCCCGGAACTGGACATGCTGCTGATCATGACCGTGGAGCCCGGCTTTGGCGGCCAGGCGTTCCTTGACCTCACGCTGCCCAAGATCCGCCGCGCCCGCGCCGCCATCGAGGGATCCGGCGTGAACGTCGCCATCCAGGTTGATGGCGGAATTACCGAGGAAACCATCGTCCGTGCCGCGGAAGCCGGAGCGAACGTCTTCGTCGCCGGGTCCGCGGTGTATGGCGCCCCGGATCCGTCCGGCGCCATCGACCGGCTGCGCAAGGCCGGCAGCCTCTAGCCCCCGGCCCCCACGAGCCCAGTCAAGAGCCCGGCCATGGAGGCAGCAACCCGGCCTCCATGACGGCCTCATGACGGTTTGTAGCGGGAATAGCCTGGGCACCCGCCAAGTTGTGTCAGAATAGCAACACACAATACGTGCTCCGGGGTCGGTGTAAGTCCGAACCGGCGGTGATAGTCCGCGACCCGCGAGCCGGTGTTTCCCTATACGGAAGCCCGGCGGACGGTTGAACTGGTGAAATTCCGGTACCGACAGTTAAAGTCTGGATGAGAGAAGCACGTACAGCTGTACTTGTGGCGTTCCAGAACGCCGCTGCGTTTCGCTGTCGTATACCCCGGAGCTGTCTCGGCTCTTGAGGGAAGGAACGACACGCACGCATGGACATCCTGCGTTGGCTCTTCGAAGCACAGATTCCCGTGGGCGGATCAGTGCTCATTCTCCGCGAAGTGCTGGGAAACATTTTTGGCCTTGCCAGTGCCCTCGGCGGCATGCGGCGCAAGGTCTGGGCATGGCCGGCCGGCATCGCGGGCAACCTTCTGCTCCTGACGGTCTTCCTGGGCAACGTCTTCGGCTCCGCCACGCCTGCCACGCTCTGGGGCCAGGCCGGGCGGCAGGTCATGTTCATCATCGTGGCCGTCTACGGCTGGCAGCGCTGGCGGCAAAGCCGCCGGGCGGCAGGAACCTCGACGGCGATCGCGCCGGCCTGGGCCAGTGCCAGGACCCGCGTGGCGCTGGTACTCGCGCTGGTGGCCGGAACCGCCGCCCTCACTCCC from Arthrobacter globiformis harbors:
- a CDS encoding RsmB/NOP family class I SAM-dependent RNA methyltransferase, which produces MSDSGRSGSGQGRPSRGGQRGSGAGGSGTGGSGSGSSGERRGGGGTSRRNAQGRERNRGPQRNFTESAPSQRTRRADPARLVAFEVLRAVAAEDAYANLVLPARIRQHGLDRRDAGFATELSYGALRNQGTYDAILARCVDRPLDKLDPAVLDALRIGVHQLVAMRVPAHAALDQTVGLARAVIGAGPSALINAVLRKVAARSLDEWLDELVAGEQDENKVASVRYAHPEWIVRALRQSLVAHGRPVGEINDLLEADNAAPVVNLVALPGLGSLDEALENGAVPGELVEGSALSSGGDLGRLESVRSGTTRVQDVGSQLVARALAAASLDAGLDENAADAESATGESTAGEAWLDLCAGPGGKAALLGALANERGATLLANEPAPHRAKLVSQALSAVPSDVWTVRTGDGREVGSERPAAFDRVLVDVPCSGLGALRRRPESRWRRTPKDLADLGPLQRELLNSALAAVRPGGVVAYVTCSPHPAETTAVVSDALRKRDDLELLDAGSVLDAVSLGGGLGAGHEKTAQLWPHVHSTDAMFLALIRRKS
- the rpe gene encoding ribulose-phosphate 3-epimerase gives rise to the protein MTQCCINPSILSADFVNLEAELQKISNADSVHVDVMDNHFVPNLTLGLPVVQRIQAVSPVPLDAHLMISDADRWAPGYADAGVASVTFHAEASIAPVKLARELRARGSKAGMALRPATAVEPYLDMLPELDMLLIMTVEPGFGGQAFLDLTLPKIRRARAAIEGSGVNVAIQVDGGITEETIVRAAEAGANVFVAGSAVYGAPDPSGAIDRLRKAGSL
- the pnuC gene encoding nicotinamide riboside transporter PnuC, with product MDILRWLFEAQIPVGGSVLILREVLGNIFGLASALGGMRRKVWAWPAGIAGNLLLLTVFLGNVFGSATPATLWGQAGRQVMFIIVAVYGWQRWRQSRRAAGTSTAIAPAWASARTRVALVLALVAGTAALTPLFDSLGSYPPVWADAWTFMGSLLATYGMARGWTEFWLIWVAVDVVGVPLLFSAGYFASAFMYLFYGFFTLAGFIVWWRASRTQAQTDPSNVKVETAFPDPAVSK
- the fmt gene encoding methionyl-tRNA formyltransferase, with protein sequence MRVLFAGTPSVAVPSLDALVAAGFEIVAVLTRPDAPVGRKRVLTPSPVAARAAELGIDVIHASRVDAAVTDRIAEARPDVAAIVAYGGLVPRAALDIPPHGWINLHFSLLPAWRGAAPVQRAVIAGDDVTGAVTFQLEEGLDTGPVIGTLTEAVGPEDTSGALLERLSHSGAVLLAQTLSAVGSGAASPLPQQGEVSLAPKLTIDDGRIDWSEPALSVGRRARGVTPEPGAWTTLDGQRLKLEPVRLRPDVTDVQPGQLAVAGKSVLVGTGSHAVELTKVQPAGKKMMAAADWARGQASLESVVFQ